A stretch of the Deinococcus fonticola genome encodes the following:
- a CDS encoding cob(I)yrinic acid a,c-diamide adenosyltransferase, whose protein sequence is MKLYTKTGDGGTTGLYGADRVSKAHPRVEAYGAVDELNSVLGVVRAHNRAEAQDAGLDGDLNYLQNALYDLGADLSTRTGSPYEKNVSRLDDRDLSDIEGMIDRYMEAAPPIRWFIQPGGTLTAAQLQVARAVARRAERDVIRLMEVEETNHAAQVYLNRLSDLLFAMARVVNHRAGLDEEAAQKGDRRPAGDQNA, encoded by the coding sequence ATGAAGCTCTACACGAAAACGGGAGACGGCGGAACGACGGGGCTGTACGGGGCCGACCGGGTCAGCAAGGCGCACCCGCGCGTGGAGGCTTACGGCGCAGTCGATGAACTGAACAGCGTGCTGGGCGTGGTGCGGGCGCACAACCGGGCCGAGGCGCAGGATGCCGGGCTGGACGGCGACCTGAATTATCTGCAAAACGCGCTGTACGACCTGGGCGCCGACCTCTCGACCCGCACGGGCAGCCCTTACGAGAAGAACGTGAGCCGCCTGGACGACCGTGACCTGTCGGACATCGAGGGCATGATCGACCGCTATATGGAAGCCGCGCCGCCCATCCGGTGGTTTATTCAGCCGGGCGGCACGCTGACGGCGGCGCAGTTGCAGGTGGCGCGGGCGGTGGCGCGCCGGGCCGAGCGCGACGTGATCCGGCTGATGGAAGTCGAGGAAACCAACCACGCCGCGCAGGTGTACCTCAACCGCCTGTCCGACCTGCTGTTCGCTATGGCGCGGGTCGTGAACCACCGGGCGGGCCTCGATGAGGAAGCTGCGCAGAAGGGTGACCGCCGCCCAGCAGGTGACCAGAACGCATGA
- a CDS encoding HpcH/HpaI aldolase/citrate lyase family protein has translation MNGLLSRPRSVLFAPGNRADLIAKLPRSAPDAVVIDLEDAVPGTPEAKAAARPIARDAARDLIAAAPHLAVFIRVNAPHSPYFEDDLTVLTPELAGVVVPKLESAADVSRVESALAELGLNLPIMAGLETAAGVWNAREIMIPPVAWAYFGAEDYTTDLGGTRTAGNLEVLYARSQVALAARLAGVAALDIVVTRLNDETAFREDATQGRALGYSGKLCIHPAQVTLAHDLFGPTPADLARARALLDAAHAAAQAGHGAFSFEGQMVDEPMLVKARALLQSADLPSGDLHSAEQSAAHQHPERKDA, from the coding sequence GTGAACGGCCTGCTGTCGCGGCCCCGCAGCGTGCTGTTCGCGCCCGGCAACCGCGCCGACCTGATCGCCAAACTGCCGCGCAGCGCACCGGACGCGGTGGTTATCGACCTGGAGGACGCCGTGCCCGGCACGCCCGAAGCCAAGGCCGCCGCGCGCCCCATCGCCCGTGACGCGGCCCGCGACCTGATCGCCGCTGCGCCGCACCTGGCCGTGTTCATTCGCGTAAATGCCCCCCACTCGCCGTACTTCGAGGACGACCTGACGGTGCTTACGCCGGAACTGGCCGGCGTGGTCGTGCCGAAACTGGAGAGCGCTGCCGACGTCTCCAGGGTAGAGAGCGCGCTGGCTGAACTGGGCCTGAACCTGCCCATCATGGCGGGCCTGGAAACTGCCGCAGGTGTCTGGAACGCCCGTGAAATCATGATTCCGCCCGTGGCCTGGGCGTACTTTGGCGCCGAGGACTACACCACGGATCTGGGGGGCACGCGCACGGCCGGGAACCTGGAAGTGCTGTACGCCCGTTCGCAGGTGGCGCTGGCCGCGAGGCTGGCCGGGGTGGCCGCGCTGGACATCGTGGTCACGCGCCTGAACGACGAAACGGCTTTCCGCGAAGACGCCACGCAGGGCCGCGCCCTGGGATACAGCGGGAAGCTGTGTATTCACCCGGCGCAGGTGACGCTGGCCCACGACCTGTTCGGCCCGACACCCGCCGACCTGGCCCGCGCCCGCGCCCTGCTGGACGCCGCCCACGCGGCCGCGCAGGCTGGACACGGGGCCTTCAGTTTCGAGGGCCAGATGGTGGACGAACCCATGCTGGTCAAGGCCCGCGCCCTGCTGCAAAGCGCCGACCTACCCAGTGGCGACTTACACAGTGCCGAACAATCCGCTGCACACCAGCACCCCGAAAGGAAAGACGCATGA
- a CDS encoding MarR family winged helix-turn-helix transcriptional regulator encodes MPSRYPGTQEEKRALAAYVKLSRAAQAMETAAHRHLAAHNLTISQFGVLEALLHLGPLSQRRLAEKILRSSGNLTMVIDNLERDGLVTRERDPNDRRVMIVTLTATGESLIRNILPTHVEGLTSLFSALEPEEVQELAYLTRKLGLSLKSYGSRLNS; translated from the coding sequence ATGCCCAGTCGTTACCCAGGAACCCAGGAGGAAAAACGGGCGCTCGCTGCCTACGTGAAACTGTCACGGGCGGCCCAGGCCATGGAAACGGCGGCGCACCGTCACCTCGCGGCCCACAACCTGACCATCAGTCAATTCGGGGTGCTCGAAGCCCTGCTGCACCTGGGGCCACTCAGCCAGCGCCGCCTGGCCGAGAAGATCCTGCGCTCCAGCGGCAACCTGACCATGGTCATCGACAACCTGGAACGCGACGGCCTGGTCACCCGCGAACGCGACCCGAACGACCGCCGCGTCATGATCGTGACCCTGACCGCGACCGGTGAGAGCCTGATCCGGAATATCCTTCCGACGCACGTCGAGGGACTGACCAGCCTGTTCAGCGCCCTGGAACCGGAAGAGGTGCAGGAACTGGCCTACCTGACCCGCAAACTGGGCCTGAGTTTGAAGTCATACGGATCCCGGTTGAACAGTTGA
- a CDS encoding alpha-amylase family glycosyl hydrolase has protein sequence MTPNLHGELKWWQSGIIYQIYPRSYQDTDGDGIGDLRGITQRLPYIASLGVQAVWLSPIFKSPMRDFGYDVADYCDIDPLFGTLEQFDALVAEAHRLGLKVMLDYVPNHSSSDHAWFQEALEGKDSARRDWYVWRDPAPDGGLPNNWKSFFGGPAWTLDEKSGQYYLHQFLPTQPDLNWRNPAVRQAMFAVLRFWMRRGVDGFRVDVIWLLAEDARFLDEPVNPDAGREVIGGQVEHSTLIHIYTQDQPETHEYIREMRRVIDEFSDRMMVGEIYLPLDKLLPYAGTPDAPMVHLPFNFHLILLPWQAGTVRQFADDYDAASLRAGAWPNWVLGNHDQHRFKTRVGAAQYRVAQTLLLTLSGTPTVYYGDEIGMQNVPIPPERMVDPAGLQQPDSPAAGRDPERTPMQWDASPNAGFSAAGVETWLPVADDFMAVNVEAQQADPLSDLNYFRALTRLRETHPALIGGTYESLDSGHEDVFLFRRQQGRESVLVALNFGSESRPLSVLNGRTLLSSLNDQPPADTSLRPDEARIVLNS, from the coding sequence ATGACCCCCAACCTGCACGGCGAACTGAAATGGTGGCAAAGCGGAATCATCTACCAGATCTACCCGCGCTCCTACCAGGACACCGACGGCGACGGCATCGGCGACCTGCGGGGCATCACGCAGCGCCTGCCCTACATCGCCAGCCTGGGCGTGCAGGCGGTGTGGCTCTCGCCCATCTTCAAAAGCCCCATGCGCGACTTCGGCTACGACGTGGCCGACTACTGCGACATCGACCCCCTTTTCGGCACGCTCGAACAGTTCGACGCGCTGGTCGCCGAGGCGCACCGGCTGGGCCTGAAGGTCATGCTGGACTATGTGCCCAACCACTCCTCCTCGGATCACGCCTGGTTTCAGGAGGCGCTGGAGGGCAAAGACAGCGCCAGGCGCGACTGGTACGTGTGGCGCGACCCCGCACCGGACGGCGGCCTGCCGAACAACTGGAAGTCCTTTTTCGGTGGCCCGGCCTGGACACTGGACGAAAAAAGCGGCCAGTATTACCTGCACCAGTTCCTGCCCACCCAGCCCGACCTGAACTGGCGCAATCCGGCCGTGCGGCAGGCCATGTTCGCCGTGTTGCGCTTCTGGATGCGCCGGGGCGTCGACGGTTTCCGGGTAGACGTGATCTGGCTGCTGGCCGAGGACGCCCGCTTCCTGGACGAACCCGTGAACCCGGACGCCGGGCGCGAGGTGATCGGCGGGCAGGTGGAACACAGCACCCTGATTCACATCTACACGCAGGATCAACCCGAAACGCACGAATACATCCGCGAGATGCGCCGCGTGATCGACGAATTTTCCGACCGCATGATGGTCGGGGAAATTTACCTGCCACTCGACAAACTGTTGCCTTACGCCGGCACGCCCGATGCCCCGATGGTTCATCTGCCGTTCAACTTTCACCTCATTCTGCTGCCGTGGCAGGCCGGCACCGTCCGCCAGTTCGCGGACGACTACGACGCGGCCAGCCTGAGGGCCGGCGCGTGGCCCAACTGGGTGCTGGGCAACCACGACCAGCACCGCTTCAAGACCCGCGTGGGCGCGGCGCAGTACCGCGTGGCGCAGACGCTGCTGCTGACCCTGAGCGGTACGCCCACCGTGTACTACGGCGACGAGATCGGCATGCAGAACGTCCCCATTCCCCCGGAGCGCATGGTCGACCCGGCGGGCCTGCAACAACCCGATTCGCCCGCCGCTGGACGCGACCCGGAACGCACCCCCATGCAGTGGGACGCCTCCCCCAACGCCGGGTTCAGCGCGGCGGGCGTGGAGACCTGGCTGCCCGTGGCGGACGACTTCATGGCCGTCAACGTCGAGGCGCAGCAGGCCGACCCGCTCAGCGACCTGAACTACTTCCGCGCCCTGACGCGCCTGCGCGAGACGCATCCCGCTTTGATCGGCGGCACGTATGAAAGCCTGGATTCCGGACACGAGGACGTGTTTCTGTTCCGCCGCCAACAGGGTCGGGAAAGTGTGCTGGTGGCGCTGAACTTCGGTTCGGAATCCCGCCCGCTGAGCGTTCTGAACGGCCGGACGCTGCTCAGCAGCCTGAATGACCAGCCGCCTGCCGACACGTCCCTGCGCCCGGACGAGGCCCGGATCGTCCTGAACTCCTGA
- a CDS encoding aminopeptidase gives MTSDALTQAQAAYAALKARGLKLNMQRGQPSDADFDLSNGLLSVLTEADLKMDGLDLRNYPGGVTGLPSARKLFAEYLDVKPENVLVWNNASLELQGLVLTFALLHGLRASKGPWAHGKPKMIVTVPGYDRHFLLLETLGFELLTVDMQPDGPDVDAIERLAGQDDSVKGLLFVPTYSNPGGETISAQKAARLAGLKAAAQDFTIFADDAYRAHHLSDERDTPVNLVTLCRDAGFPDRAFVFASTSKVTYAGAGLGFMASSEDNIKWVSKYLNAQSIGPNKLEQARHVKFLEAYEGGLEGLMLDHARLIDPKFRAVSEVLGQELGTGGEFATWGNPRGGYFISLDTTAPVADRVVQLAEEAGISLTPAGATYPGGKDPHNRNIRLAPTRPPLEEVGTAMQGIATCIRLATEEHRARQG, from the coding sequence ATGACGAGTGATGCTCTGACCCAGGCCCAGGCGGCTTACGCGGCGTTGAAAGCGCGTGGCCTGAAATTGAACATGCAGCGCGGCCAGCCCAGCGACGCCGATTTTGACCTCAGCAACGGGCTGCTCAGCGTGCTGACCGAAGCCGACCTGAAGATGGACGGCCTGGATCTGCGCAATTACCCGGGCGGCGTGACGGGCCTTCCGAGTGCGCGGAAGTTGTTCGCGGAGTACCTGGACGTGAAGCCGGAGAACGTCCTGGTGTGGAACAACGCCTCGCTGGAATTGCAGGGCCTGGTGCTGACCTTTGCCCTGCTGCACGGCTTGCGGGCCTCGAAGGGGCCTTGGGCGCACGGCAAACCGAAGATGATCGTGACCGTGCCGGGGTATGACCGTCACTTTCTGCTGCTGGAGACGCTGGGCTTCGAGTTGCTGACGGTGGACATGCAACCCGACGGGCCGGACGTGGACGCCATCGAGCGCCTCGCCGGGCAGGACGACAGCGTGAAGGGCCTGCTGTTCGTGCCGACCTACAGCAACCCCGGTGGCGAAACCATCAGTGCGCAGAAGGCGGCGCGGCTGGCGGGCCTGAAGGCAGCGGCGCAGGATTTCACCATTTTTGCCGATGATGCCTACCGGGCTCACCACCTCTCGGATGAGCGCGATACGCCCGTGAATCTCGTGACGCTGTGCCGCGACGCGGGCTTTCCGGACCGGGCCTTCGTGTTCGCCAGCACCAGCAAGGTCACGTATGCGGGCGCGGGGCTGGGGTTCATGGCCAGCAGTGAGGACAACATCAAGTGGGTCAGCAAGTACCTCAACGCGCAGAGCATCGGGCCGAACAAGCTGGAGCAGGCGCGGCACGTGAAATTCCTGGAGGCCTATGAAGGCGGCCTGGAAGGCCTGATGCTCGACCACGCCCGGCTGATCGACCCGAAATTCCGGGCGGTCAGCGAGGTGCTGGGCCAGGAACTGGGCACGGGCGGCGAGTTCGCCACCTGGGGCAACCCGAGGGGCGGGTACTTCATCAGCCTGGACACGACTGCGCCCGTGGCCGACCGGGTGGTGCAACTGGCCGAGGAAGCCGGCATCAGCCTGACGCCTGCCGGGGCGACCTACCCTGGCGGGAAAGACCCTCATAACCGCAACATTCGCCTGGCCCCCACGCGCCCCCCGCTGGAGGAAGTGGGCACGGCCATGCAGGGCATTGCGACCTGTATTCGCCTGGCCACCGAGGAACACCGCGCGCGGCAGGGCTGA
- the lepB gene encoding signal peptidase I, translating to MQRVTPPQARSPAPWRDFWRTWVLGALLPVYLLTTFVATFARVNGESMAPTLHSGQLLLLLKYPRWLHAWHLSGPYLKRGDLVVFKIPADSPYATETMYGLRYRPYNVKRVVALAGDTVRIQGGQLLVNGRVVAEPYTSPEGYMNEQPAQVVPGGKVWVLGDNRRLGDSLDSRAYGPVSVRDVAGTANLRLWPAPRNLRPDQNERSK from the coding sequence ATGCAGCGCGTGACCCCGCCCCAGGCCCGTTCCCCTGCCCCGTGGCGGGACTTCTGGCGCACCTGGGTGCTGGGGGCGCTGCTGCCGGTGTACCTGCTGACGACCTTCGTGGCGACCTTCGCCCGCGTGAATGGCGAGAGCATGGCCCCCACCCTGCACAGCGGGCAACTGCTGCTGCTGCTGAAGTACCCGCGCTGGCTGCACGCCTGGCACCTCAGCGGCCCCTACCTGAAGCGGGGCGACCTGGTGGTGTTCAAAATTCCTGCCGACAGCCCCTATGCCACAGAAACCATGTACGGCCTGCGTTACCGGCCCTACAACGTCAAGCGCGTGGTGGCGCTCGCCGGGGACACCGTGCGTATTCAGGGCGGGCAGCTGCTCGTGAATGGCCGCGTGGTGGCCGAACCCTACACCAGCCCCGAGGGGTACATGAACGAGCAGCCCGCCCAGGTCGTGCCCGGCGGCAAGGTGTGGGTGCTGGGCGACAACCGCCGCCTGGGTGACAGCCTGGACAGCCGAGCCTATGGCCCGGTGAGCGTGCGGGACGTGGCTGGCACCGCCAACCTGCGCCTGTGGCCCGCCCCTCGGAACCTGCGCCCAGACCAGAACGAGCGTTCAAAGTAG
- a CDS encoding DUF2259 domain-containing protein: MLAVLGAGVLLGGAAQAGDRLSVTRVSFNAGASHALAMVQGSRDGSGFSAAQLHLLNTMTGREWKASRQAQRESPSPQTLMASLLEAQKPALKQQGYASGLTSVPRFKRTFPVQAPTWQEGVGAGQTEQNSVKLWSRPVPVDVQVLPAQTPCPWRKMLPPGSVPARLILRVGGRQVAATAVPCAARYTLERVDVKGNRALFTLRAYTPGFEGPNAQPLFIATTFD; the protein is encoded by the coding sequence ATGCTGGCAGTGCTTGGTGCTGGCGTGCTGCTGGGCGGCGCGGCGCAGGCTGGAGACCGCCTGAGTGTGACCCGAGTTTCCTTCAATGCCGGGGCCAGCCACGCGCTGGCGATGGTGCAGGGTTCGCGGGACGGCAGCGGCTTTTCGGCGGCGCAACTGCACCTCCTCAACACCATGACGGGCCGCGAGTGGAAGGCCAGCCGGCAGGCGCAGCGTGAAAGCCCCAGCCCTCAGACCCTGATGGCTTCCCTCCTGGAGGCGCAGAAACCCGCCCTGAAACAGCAGGGATACGCGTCCGGCCTGACCTCGGTGCCGCGTTTCAAACGCACCTTTCCGGTGCAGGCCCCGACCTGGCAGGAAGGCGTGGGCGCCGGGCAGACAGAGCAGAACAGCGTGAAACTGTGGAGCCGCCCCGTGCCTGTAGATGTGCAGGTGCTGCCGGCCCAGACGCCGTGCCCGTGGCGCAAGATGCTGCCGCCCGGCAGCGTCCCCGCCCGGCTAATCCTTCGGGTGGGCGGGCGGCAGGTGGCGGCCACCGCCGTGCCCTGCGCGGCCCGCTACACCCTGGAGCGCGTGGACGTAAAAGGCAACCGCGCCCTGTTTACCCTGCGGGCGTACACCCCGGGTTTTGAAGGCCCGAATGCCCAACCGCTGTTCATCGCCACCACCTTCGACTGA
- a CDS encoding stage V sporulation protein S, translated as METLRVSGNSRPNAVAGAVAALLRSQGQVEVQAIGPAAVNQAIKAIAIARGYLHDDNLDLTVQPSFVKLDVASEERTAMKFLVYGYSTQQP; from the coding sequence CTGGAAACGCTGCGAGTCTCAGGAAATTCACGTCCCAATGCCGTCGCCGGAGCCGTCGCGGCGCTGCTGCGATCGCAGGGCCAGGTGGAAGTGCAGGCCATCGGGCCCGCCGCCGTGAACCAGGCCATCAAGGCCATCGCCATTGCGCGCGGCTACCTGCACGACGACAACCTTGACCTGACGGTGCAGCCCTCCTTCGTAAAACTGGATGTCGCCAGTGAGGAACGCACCGCCATGAAATTCCTGGTCTACGGGTACAGCACCCAACAGCCGTAA
- a CDS encoding DUF1990 family protein codes for MAKFKPAFGGPADHARLPAPAAVAGWPYARHGLKLLDYRWVKRPPGGFASRLQSRSEQFLPLHGPEPHPGPETPPELTHLSTQPLDLEFSGTRFTGTGFTGTVFTEPQPTLEDSVIEALIRALYDALPDTLAETDALAQTTASGTLLGRHGNASRPTFEEPRRPSPSSVPAAGAPASVSPAASGTPPVPAPEPRPYVIGSPPEGLPAATLRSLTRLDIRVPPDRTAGVIRGQAELGQGEPCFLRAQSALWSWRTHRQANMDIHSHGPPLPGRNALVEQKIGPVTLLLGCRVLDMVEEPRRWGFTLVSLDGQVLLLRETFLVDWQPDDRVVFSLSTQQFLAMPNLTFLAPVHAALRRKFKQEYIRNMQEMTAD; via the coding sequence GTGGCCAAGTTCAAGCCAGCGTTCGGCGGGCCGGCTGATCACGCCCGGCTCCCTGCCCCTGCGGCTGTCGCAGGCTGGCCGTATGCCCGGCATGGCCTGAAACTGCTGGATTACCGCTGGGTCAAACGCCCGCCCGGCGGGTTCGCCTCACGCCTGCAAAGCCGGTCAGAGCAGTTCTTGCCGCTGCACGGCCCTGAACCGCATCCTGGCCCCGAAACGCCGCCGGAACTGACTCATCTCAGCACACAGCCCCTGGATCTGGAGTTCTCGGGCACACGCTTCACAGGGACAGGCTTCACGGGCACCGTCTTCACGGAGCCACAACCCACGCTGGAAGATTCGGTTATCGAGGCGCTGATCCGTGCCCTGTACGACGCCCTGCCCGACACACTGGCCGAAACGGACGCCCTGGCGCAGACCACCGCGTCGGGCACCCTGCTGGGCCGCCACGGAAACGCCTCCAGACCCACTTTCGAGGAACCCCGGCGGCCCTCTCCTTCCTCAGTCCCGGCAGCCGGTGCGCCAGCGTCTGTCTCCCCTGCCGCCAGTGGCACGCCCCCCGTCCCAGCACCCGAACCGCGCCCCTACGTGATCGGTTCCCCCCCCGAGGGCCTGCCTGCCGCGACCCTGCGTTCACTGACGCGGCTGGACATCCGGGTGCCGCCCGACCGGACGGCCGGGGTCATCCGCGGCCAGGCCGAACTGGGACAGGGCGAACCGTGCTTCCTGCGGGCGCAGTCGGCGCTGTGGTCGTGGCGCACGCACCGCCAGGCCAACATGGACATTCACTCGCACGGGCCCCCGCTGCCCGGCCGCAACGCCCTGGTCGAGCAGAAGATCGGGCCGGTCACGCTGCTGCTGGGATGCCGCGTGCTGGACATGGTCGAGGAACCGCGCCGCTGGGGCTTCACGCTGGTCAGCCTGGACGGCCAGGTGCTGCTGCTGCGCGAGACTTTCCTGGTGGACTGGCAGCCCGATGACCGCGTGGTGTTCTCGTTGAGTACCCAGCAGTTCCTGGCGATGCCCAACCTGACTTTTCTGGCTCCGGTTCACGCGGCGCTGCGCCGCAAGTTCAAGCAGGAGTACATCCGCAACATGCAGGAAATGACCGCCGACTGA
- a CDS encoding RNHCP domain-containing protein, protein MTGRKFTVQGTNNGFTCGHCGAQIRPLANGSVRNHCPVCLHSKHVDLQPGDRACTCHGDMVPVGVEQSGKKGWIIVHRCARCGFEGRNKAALDDPEQPDDWDALIELSRPKL, encoded by the coding sequence ATGACCGGCCGCAAGTTCACCGTGCAGGGCACCAACAACGGCTTTACCTGCGGTCACTGCGGCGCGCAAATTCGGCCCCTGGCGAACGGTTCGGTGCGCAACCACTGCCCGGTATGCCTGCACAGCAAGCATGTCGACCTTCAACCCGGCGACCGCGCCTGCACCTGCCACGGCGACATGGTGCCGGTGGGCGTCGAGCAGAGCGGCAAGAAAGGCTGGATCATCGTCCACCGCTGCGCCAGATGCGGCTTCGAGGGCCGCAACAAGGCCGCCCTGGACGACCCCGAGCAGCCCGACGACTGGGACGCCCTGATCGAGCTGAGCCGACCGAAGCTGTAG
- a CDS encoding MaoC family dehydratase gives MNDDLNRPAGRYFEELPLGTVIRHRVTRTVTESDNILFTTLTMNPQPLHLDFEFASKTEFGRPLFNSMMTLSLLVGISVHELSLGTLVANLGLTDVVFPQPVFHGDTLRVESEVIESRASKSRPNQGLVTVEHRAFNQHGDLVAQCKRTMLFHRKPN, from the coding sequence ATGAACGATGACCTGAACCGCCCTGCTGGCCGCTACTTCGAGGAACTTCCGCTCGGTACCGTCATTCGCCACCGCGTGACGCGCACCGTCACCGAGTCGGACAACATCCTGTTCACGACCCTGACCATGAACCCCCAGCCGCTGCACCTGGATTTCGAGTTCGCCTCGAAAACCGAATTCGGCCGGCCGCTTTTCAACAGCATGATGACCCTTTCGCTGCTGGTTGGCATTAGCGTGCACGAACTGAGCCTGGGCACGCTGGTCGCCAACCTGGGCCTGACCGACGTGGTGTTCCCCCAGCCCGTGTTTCACGGGGATACGCTGCGCGTCGAGTCGGAGGTCATCGAGTCGCGCGCCAGCAAGAGCCGCCCCAACCAGGGCCTCGTGACTGTCGAGCACCGCGCATTCAACCAGCACGGTGACCTGGTGGCGCAGTGCAAACGCACCATGCTGTTTCACCGCAAGCCCAATTGA